A portion of the Limosilactobacillus reuteri genome contains these proteins:
- a CDS encoding PolC-type DNA polymerase III encodes MGLSRQELFGKLLEQIHFPEKDNSAFRNAAVQSVVVHKKSRQWEFHLIFNKALPYDLFTQFNQSLQIGFKDIAKVSLKISTPMTELDESQIANYWQFVINKAISDTPMLQQACLQTAPEVKDGRVTLVVENEVIKDLLAQKALDKIEKSYQELGFPKFRIHPFVDQSASQAKIEELKAKHEKANAALAAKAAARIKKSEAAKKTAKKSAPVAPADGPVQLGRMIDSKQNVIQMKDIEGEERSVVVEGYVFNAEIRELRSGRQLLTFEITDYTSSFAVKKFSRNSDEEAQFANIKAGMWLKVRGPVQEDTWMRDLVITAYDVNEVTHTARQDKAPQDDKRVELHTHTTMSQMDATNSITELATRAHKWGHPAIAVTDHGNVQAFPEAFSMAQKTGIKMLYGMEANVVDDGIPLVYNENHEELAHQTYVIFDVETTGLSAIYDKVIELSAVKMQDGNVLERFDEFIDPGFPLSEQTTNLTSITTEMVQGSKTEEEVFQMFKDFCKGCIIAGHNVSFDMGFMNTGYERHQMGKIAEPVIDTLPLARFLYPDMRGYRLNTLSKKFKVALEHHHRANYDSEATGHLLYKFLKDAEARYDVKYVDDLNKHMEENNAYRHARPFHVTIFAQTQAGLKNLFKLVSLSNVEYFYRVPRIPRTVLTKYREGLLLGTACSSGEVFTAMMEKGYDQALEKARYYDFIEVQPKPNYAPLLEQHVIADEGHLEDILKNMVKLGDELEKTVVATGDVHYLDPHDGIYRKILINSQGGANPLNRTERPEVHFRTTDEMLNEFAFLGEEKAHELVVENSNKIAAEIDDNIRPVKDKLYPPHMKGAEQEIQDRTWNTARKWYGDPLPQLVQDRIELELNSIVKNGFSVHYLIAQRLVAKSNKDGYLVGSRGSVGSSVVATLSGITEVNPLPPHYRCPNCQFTHFYTQGEYSSGFDLPDKKCPKCGTLMVKDGHDIPFQTFLGFKGNKVPDIDLNFSGDYQPIAHNYMKVLFGEKNVFRAGTIGTVADKTAYGYVKAYERDTEKEFRKAEEDRLAKGATGVKRTTGQHPAGIIIVPDDMDIYDFTPVQYPADDQTAAWETTHFDFHSIHDNILKMDILGHDDPTMIRALQDLSGIDPQSIPMDDPGVMALFSSPKVLGVTEEQIQSKTGTLGLPEFGTRFVRGMLEDTHPKNYSQLLQISGLSHGTGVWLDNAQELIKQGIATIANVIGCRDNIMTDLIHYGMDSEISFQIMEHVRKGRGIPDEWQEKMHEANVPQWYMDSCLKIKYMFPRAHAAAYVLMALRIAYFKVYFPLVYYCAFFSVRADDFDVVAMSHGKDAVKQRMKEINDKGNDASAKEKNLLTILELANEMLERGFKFKMVDIEKSDASDWLIDGDSLIAPFRAVPGLGLNVAKQIVAAREERPFLSKEDLAERGKVSQTLIDFLTDNHVLDKLPDENQLSLF; translated from the coding sequence GTGGGATTAAGTCGCCAAGAATTATTTGGAAAACTATTAGAACAAATTCACTTTCCGGAAAAAGACAATTCTGCATTCAGAAATGCCGCAGTTCAATCAGTTGTTGTTCATAAAAAGTCTCGGCAATGGGAATTTCACTTAATCTTTAATAAGGCTTTACCGTATGACCTATTTACGCAATTCAACCAGAGTTTACAGATAGGGTTCAAAGATATTGCTAAAGTTAGTTTAAAGATTAGTACTCCCATGACAGAACTTGATGAATCACAGATAGCTAATTATTGGCAGTTCGTCATTAATAAGGCAATTAGTGATACACCAATGCTCCAACAAGCTTGCTTACAAACGGCTCCTGAGGTTAAGGATGGGCGTGTGACACTGGTTGTCGAAAATGAGGTAATTAAAGACTTACTAGCACAGAAAGCATTAGATAAGATTGAAAAATCATACCAAGAGCTAGGATTTCCTAAATTTAGGATTCACCCGTTTGTTGACCAGTCAGCCTCGCAAGCAAAAATTGAAGAATTAAAGGCTAAACACGAGAAGGCCAATGCTGCACTTGCTGCCAAGGCGGCTGCCCGGATCAAGAAAAGTGAGGCCGCAAAGAAGACAGCAAAGAAAAGTGCACCAGTCGCCCCTGCTGATGGTCCAGTCCAACTTGGCCGGATGATTGATAGTAAGCAGAATGTTATTCAAATGAAAGACATTGAGGGTGAAGAACGGTCCGTAGTTGTTGAAGGATATGTATTTAATGCAGAAATTCGCGAACTACGCTCAGGTCGTCAGTTATTAACGTTTGAAATTACGGACTATACTTCTTCTTTTGCTGTCAAGAAATTCTCACGTAACAGCGATGAAGAAGCACAATTTGCCAATATCAAAGCAGGAATGTGGTTGAAAGTTCGCGGGCCTGTACAGGAAGATACCTGGATGCGAGACTTGGTAATCACGGCTTATGATGTTAATGAAGTAACTCATACAGCGCGTCAAGATAAAGCTCCTCAAGATGATAAACGAGTTGAACTTCATACGCATACAACGATGAGTCAGATGGATGCCACTAATTCGATTACTGAACTTGCAACTCGTGCTCATAAATGGGGACATCCAGCAATTGCGGTAACCGATCATGGGAATGTCCAGGCTTTTCCGGAAGCATTTAGCATGGCCCAAAAAACGGGCATTAAAATGCTATATGGAATGGAAGCTAATGTTGTTGATGATGGAATTCCATTGGTATATAACGAGAATCATGAAGAACTCGCTCATCAGACCTATGTCATTTTTGACGTGGAAACGACAGGGTTATCGGCAATTTATGATAAGGTAATTGAATTATCTGCAGTTAAAATGCAAGATGGAAATGTCTTAGAACGTTTTGATGAATTTATCGATCCTGGTTTCCCGTTGTCAGAACAAACAACTAATTTAACTAGTATCACCACTGAAATGGTGCAGGGTTCAAAAACTGAAGAAGAAGTTTTTCAGATGTTCAAGGACTTTTGTAAGGGCTGTATTATTGCTGGTCATAACGTTTCATTTGATATGGGCTTTATGAATACTGGCTATGAACGTCACCAAATGGGAAAAATCGCGGAACCAGTAATCGATACATTACCACTGGCGCGATTCTTATATCCTGATATGCGAGGATACCGATTAAACACGCTTAGTAAAAAATTTAAGGTAGCGTTGGAACATCACCACCGTGCTAACTATGATTCGGAAGCTACAGGACACTTGCTTTATAAGTTCTTGAAAGATGCTGAAGCCCGTTATGATGTGAAGTATGTGGATGATTTAAACAAGCATATGGAAGAAAATAATGCTTACCGTCATGCTCGGCCTTTTCATGTAACGATTTTTGCGCAGACCCAGGCTGGCTTGAAAAACTTATTTAAGTTAGTATCGCTATCAAACGTTGAATATTTCTACCGGGTACCGCGAATTCCGCGAACAGTGCTGACGAAATATCGTGAAGGACTGCTTTTGGGAACTGCTTGTTCATCGGGAGAAGTATTTACCGCAATGATGGAGAAGGGTTACGATCAAGCACTAGAAAAGGCTCGCTACTATGATTTTATTGAAGTTCAGCCCAAGCCAAACTATGCACCGTTGCTTGAACAACACGTGATTGCAGATGAAGGTCACCTCGAAGATATCCTCAAAAATATGGTCAAACTGGGGGATGAATTGGAAAAAACAGTGGTTGCCACTGGAGATGTCCATTACCTTGATCCACATGATGGAATTTACCGTAAGATCCTGATTAACTCGCAAGGTGGCGCAAACCCGTTAAATCGAACTGAGCGTCCAGAAGTTCACTTTAGAACGACTGATGAAATGCTAAATGAATTTGCTTTTCTCGGTGAAGAAAAAGCCCACGAATTAGTTGTGGAAAATAGTAATAAGATTGCAGCTGAGATTGATGACAATATTCGGCCAGTAAAAGATAAACTTTATCCACCGCATATGAAGGGAGCCGAACAGGAAATCCAAGACCGGACATGGAATACTGCGAGAAAATGGTATGGTGATCCTTTGCCACAACTAGTTCAGGACCGGATTGAATTAGAGTTGAACAGTATTGTTAAGAACGGTTTCTCTGTTCACTATTTAATTGCCCAACGACTAGTAGCTAAGTCCAATAAAGATGGATACTTAGTAGGTTCGCGGGGATCTGTTGGTTCAAGTGTGGTGGCAACGCTTTCGGGAATTACAGAAGTTAACCCGTTGCCACCACATTACCGTTGTCCAAATTGTCAATTTACCCACTTCTATACACAAGGGGAATATAGTTCAGGTTTCGATTTGCCAGATAAAAAATGTCCAAAGTGTGGCACTCTTATGGTAAAAGACGGTCATGATATTCCATTCCAAACCTTCCTTGGATTTAAGGGTAATAAGGTGCCAGATATTGATTTAAACTTCTCTGGTGACTACCAGCCAATTGCCCATAACTATATGAAAGTCTTATTCGGTGAAAAAAATGTATTCCGTGCCGGGACGATTGGTACGGTTGCCGACAAGACGGCGTATGGATATGTGAAGGCTTACGAACGAGATACAGAAAAGGAATTTAGAAAGGCAGAGGAGGATCGCTTAGCAAAAGGAGCTACTGGTGTTAAGCGAACTACTGGTCAGCACCCAGCGGGGATTATTATTGTTCCTGATGACATGGATATTTATGACTTTACACCTGTTCAGTATCCTGCTGATGATCAAACAGCTGCCTGGGAAACAACCCACTTTGATTTCCACTCGATTCACGATAATATTCTTAAAATGGATATTTTAGGGCATGATGATCCAACGATGATTCGTGCCTTGCAAGATTTATCAGGAATTGATCCTCAATCGATTCCAATGGATGATCCAGGGGTGATGGCCTTATTCTCTAGTCCTAAGGTATTGGGTGTAACTGAAGAACAAATTCAAAGTAAAACTGGTACACTAGGATTGCCGGAATTCGGGACGCGATTTGTCCGAGGGATGCTGGAGGATACTCATCCGAAAAACTACTCGCAATTACTACAAATTTCTGGTCTTTCACATGGGACTGGTGTGTGGCTAGATAATGCCCAGGAACTAATCAAACAGGGAATTGCCACTATCGCTAATGTGATTGGTTGTCGTGATAACATCATGACCGACTTAATCCACTATGGAATGGACTCAGAAATTTCTTTCCAAATTATGGAACACGTACGGAAGGGTCGCGGAATTCCAGACGAGTGGCAAGAAAAGATGCATGAAGCTAATGTTCCACAATGGTATATGGACTCATGTTTGAAGATCAAGTACATGTTCCCTCGGGCGCACGCGGCTGCTTATGTCTTGATGGCCCTGCGAATTGCTTACTTTAAGGTTTACTTCCCGTTAGTTTATTATTGTGCATTCTTCTCCGTGCGAGCAGATGACTTTGATGTAGTAGCGATGTCTCACGGTAAAGATGCGGTTAAGCAACGGATGAAAGAAATCAATGATAAGGGAAATGATGCCAGTGCAAAAGAGAAGAATCTCTTAACAATTCTTGAACTAGCTAATGAGATGCTGGAACGGGGATTTAAATTTAAGATGGTTGATATTGAAAAATCAGATGCCTCCGATTGGTTGATTGATGGTGATTCATTAATTGCACCATTCCGGGCAGTTCCTGGATTAGGACTAAACGTTGCTAAGCAAATTGTTGCCGCACGTGAAGAACGGCCATTCCTTTCTAAAGAAGATTTGGCAGAGCGCGGAAAGGTTTCGCAGACACTGATTGATTTCTTGACAGATAATCATGTATTAGATAAGCTGCCTGACGAAAATCAACTTAGCTTGTTTTAA
- the rimP gene encoding ribosome maturation factor RimP, with protein MSSVVETVTDLVTPILQDHDFYLYDLEFVKEGKSWYLRVYIDKDGGIALEDCALVSDELSEALDNVEPDPIPQAYFLEVSSPGAERPLKKEEDYQRAIDHYIHISLYQQINGQKVYEGTLTQLSDKEITLDYLDKTRHRQITINRQKIAQARLAIKF; from the coding sequence TTGAGCAGTGTTGTAGAAACTGTAACAGATCTTGTAACGCCGATTTTACAGGACCATGATTTTTACTTATATGACTTAGAGTTTGTAAAAGAAGGTAAAAGCTGGTACCTCCGCGTTTATATTGATAAAGACGGTGGGATTGCGCTAGAAGATTGCGCACTTGTCAGTGATGAATTAAGTGAAGCATTAGATAATGTTGAACCTGATCCAATTCCACAGGCTTACTTTTTAGAAGTTTCCTCACCAGGTGCTGAACGCCCACTGAAGAAAGAGGAAGATTATCAACGAGCAATTGACCATTATATTCACATCTCTCTTTACCAACAGATTAATGGTCAAAAGGTCTATGAGGGTACATTAACGCAATTATCTGATAAAGAAATTACGTTGGATTATTTAGATAAGACTCGTCATCGGCAAATTACGATTAATCGTCAGAAAATTGCCCAGGCCCGATTAGCGATTAAATTCTAG
- the nusA gene encoding transcription termination factor NusA, with translation MSKPKINTEMIGALDYLEKEKGIKKEIVIEALEQALESAYKQNYGDKNVEVEFNSLTGNIKVYAVKTITDDEEAVEADSNEFMSLADARKLPHGQGYEIGDEIREEVTPRDFGRIAAQTAKQVVMQRLREEERKIIYDKYKTYENEIITGEVSREDKRFTYVDLGDGVEGAMGFRDKMPNEHYHVHDRIQVYVTKVNDDRRGPQIFVSRTAPELLKRLFEREVPEIKDGTVLIENIAREAGDRAKVAVYSNDPNVDPVGTCVGPRGSRVQAIVNELDGENMDIVEYVKDPAKFIANALNPAEVLDVIFNEEKAASKTEDSEGEETTEGQTERSCTVVVPDSQLSLAIGKRGQNARLAARLTKYKIDIKSESEMAENDQESEEVADSEENIDNNEE, from the coding sequence GTGAGTAAGCCAAAAATTAACACTGAGATGATTGGCGCCCTTGATTATCTTGAAAAAGAAAAGGGTATCAAGAAAGAGATTGTTATTGAAGCGTTAGAACAAGCACTTGAATCAGCATACAAGCAAAATTACGGTGATAAGAATGTTGAAGTAGAATTCAATTCATTGACTGGTAATATTAAAGTCTACGCTGTAAAAACAATTACTGATGATGAAGAAGCAGTCGAAGCAGATAGCAACGAATTCATGAGTTTAGCTGATGCGCGGAAGCTCCCTCATGGTCAAGGCTATGAGATTGGTGATGAAATTCGCGAAGAAGTTACCCCTCGTGACTTTGGCCGGATTGCTGCCCAAACTGCTAAACAAGTGGTAATGCAACGTCTCCGTGAAGAAGAACGGAAAATCATTTACGACAAGTACAAGACTTATGAAAACGAGATTATCACTGGTGAAGTTTCACGAGAAGATAAGCGTTTCACATACGTTGATTTAGGGGATGGTGTAGAAGGTGCCATGGGCTTTAGAGATAAGATGCCTAATGAGCACTACCATGTCCATGATCGGATTCAAGTATACGTAACGAAAGTAAATGATGATCGTCGGGGACCACAAATCTTTGTTAGCCGGACTGCTCCAGAACTTTTGAAGCGATTATTTGAACGGGAAGTACCAGAAATCAAGGATGGGACTGTCTTAATCGAAAATATTGCTCGTGAAGCAGGTGATCGTGCTAAGGTTGCGGTATACTCAAATGATCCTAATGTTGATCCAGTTGGGACTTGCGTTGGTCCACGAGGTTCTCGTGTCCAAGCAATCGTTAATGAACTTGATGGCGAGAATATGGATATTGTGGAGTATGTTAAGGATCCCGCTAAGTTTATCGCTAATGCTTTGAACCCAGCAGAAGTCCTTGATGTAATCTTTAACGAAGAGAAGGCAGCAAGCAAAACTGAGGATAGCGAAGGGGAAGAAACGACTGAAGGACAAACAGAACGTTCATGCACTGTCGTTGTTCCTGATAGCCAATTATCCTTAGCCATCGGTAAGCGGGGACAAAATGCTCGTCTCGCTGCTCGTTTGACTAAGTACAAGATTGATATCAAGTCTGAATCTGAAATGGCGGAAAATGATCAAGAATCTGAAGAAGTAGCTGATTCAGAAGAAAATATTGACAATAACGAAGAATAA
- the rnpM gene encoding RNase P modulator RnpM, with translation MKKRKIPMRKDIVTGEMMPKRQLIRVVKNKKNEVSLDPTGKKPGRGAYVAVDVDIAKRAKKEKTFEKAFHVQLDESFYDELIKYADHLQARQELFGNDQK, from the coding sequence ATGAAAAAGAGAAAAATACCGATGCGTAAAGACATTGTTACCGGTGAAATGATGCCCAAACGGCAATTAATTCGGGTAGTTAAGAATAAGAAAAATGAAGTATCCTTAGACCCAACCGGTAAGAAGCCTGGTCGTGGAGCATATGTTGCAGTAGATGTGGATATTGCAAAGCGCGCCAAGAAAGAAAAAACTTTTGAAAAAGCTTTTCACGTTCAACTTGATGAATCATTTTATGATGAATTAATCAAGTATGCAGACCACCTACAGGCACGACAAGAGTTATTTGGTAATGATCAAAAATAA
- a CDS encoding L7Ae/L30e/S12e/Gadd45 family ribosomal protein: MIKNKEQVLNLLGIARRARQLQSGEEIVLKNIQTKKAKFVFLASDAGKASAKKITDKCKFYGIPFSTDFTREQLSQATGQARTVFCVMQSGFARKFEELLTMR; this comes from the coding sequence ATGATCAAAAATAAAGAACAGGTCTTAAACCTCCTTGGAATCGCTCGGCGCGCCCGGCAACTTCAAAGTGGGGAAGAGATTGTCTTAAAAAATATTCAAACTAAGAAGGCAAAGTTTGTGTTCCTAGCTTCAGATGCTGGAAAGGCTAGTGCAAAAAAGATTACTGATAAATGTAAGTTTTATGGCATTCCTTTTTCAACAGATTTTACTAGAGAACAGCTTAGCCAGGCAACAGGGCAAGCACGAACAGTTTTTTGTGTAATGCAATCAGGTTTTGCAAGAAAGTTTGAGGAACTACTAACTATGAGATAA
- the infB gene encoding translation initiation factor IF-2: MAKERIYELAKELKMPSKDLVNMANRQGMGVKSHMSSVTPDQAQQLRQLAKGGQKTTNNQHQPVKKNDGHNKQNNHQAQNHNQHHDHDKTQNERPQKKNNSRPNNGTKENNQHQNNGGRFGGSLNNDQGRNGKRFNKKNKKNKKHNKNKRLREVAHKQPTQRKDKPLPEVLEYTDGMNAQDLGKILHRSPAEIVKKLFMLGVVINQNQSLDKDTIELLATDYGIEAKEKVQVDVSDIDKMFEDEQNNTEHQVMRPAVVTVMGHVDHGKTTLLDKLRHSHVTEHEAGGITQEIGAYQVHYNDQLITFLDTPGHAAFTEMRARGANITDITVLVVAADDGVMPQTVEAIHHAQAAQTPIIVAVNKIDKPGANPDRVTEELAKYNLIPEDWGGDTIFVKISAKFGKNLDELLDMILLQAEMLELKANPDQNAAGSVVEARLDQGRGSVATVLVQQGTLHVGDPIVVGNTFGRVRTMTNENGRRIKEATPSTPVEITGLNEVPEAGDRFVVFDDEKTARAAGEERAKRAMDKERQKTSHVTLDNLFATMKKGQMKTLPIIIKADVQGSVEALSQSLQKIRVDGVRVDIIHQAVGAINQSDVTLAEASNAVIIGFNVRPTAVAKTLADSNSIDIRLHRVIYDAIEEVEDAMKGMLEPVYKEETIGQVEVRQIYKASKVGTIAGGMVTSGKITRDAKVRLVRDGVVIYEGELGSLKRFKDDVKEVKQGYECGLTIENYNDIKEMDVIEAYKMKEVPVK, translated from the coding sequence ATGGCCAAAGAACGAATTTATGAATTAGCTAAGGAATTAAAAATGCCTAGCAAAGACTTAGTTAATATGGCCAATCGGCAAGGAATGGGAGTTAAAAGTCACATGTCTTCTGTTACCCCAGATCAAGCGCAACAATTACGTCAACTTGCAAAGGGTGGACAAAAAACAACTAATAATCAACACCAACCAGTAAAGAAAAATGATGGTCACAATAAGCAAAATAACCATCAAGCACAAAATCATAATCAACACCATGATCATGATAAAACTCAAAATGAGCGTCCACAAAAGAAAAACAATAGCCGGCCAAACAATGGAACAAAAGAAAATAATCAACACCAAAACAACGGTGGTCGGTTTGGCGGCAGCTTGAATAACGATCAAGGCCGTAATGGAAAACGCTTTAATAAGAAAAATAAGAAGAACAAGAAACACAATAAGAACAAGCGGTTACGTGAGGTAGCTCATAAGCAACCAACACAACGAAAAGATAAGCCGCTTCCAGAAGTATTAGAATATACTGATGGGATGAATGCCCAAGACTTAGGAAAGATCCTACACCGTTCACCAGCAGAAATCGTTAAAAAGTTATTTATGCTTGGTGTAGTGATCAACCAAAATCAGTCACTTGATAAGGATACAATTGAATTATTAGCAACTGATTACGGTATTGAGGCTAAGGAAAAAGTTCAAGTTGATGTTTCAGACATTGATAAGATGTTTGAAGATGAACAAAATAATACTGAACATCAAGTAATGCGGCCAGCTGTTGTTACCGTTATGGGACACGTTGACCATGGTAAGACAACCTTGCTTGATAAGTTACGGCACTCTCATGTTACTGAACATGAAGCGGGGGGGATCACCCAGGAAATTGGTGCTTACCAAGTTCACTATAACGATCAATTAATTACGTTCCTTGATACGCCAGGACACGCTGCCTTTACTGAAATGCGTGCACGAGGAGCTAATATTACTGATATCACGGTCCTCGTTGTTGCAGCTGATGATGGAGTTATGCCACAGACAGTTGAAGCTATTCACCACGCGCAAGCTGCCCAGACACCAATCATTGTTGCAGTGAACAAGATTGATAAGCCAGGTGCAAATCCAGATCGTGTAACTGAAGAATTAGCAAAGTATAACTTGATTCCTGAAGACTGGGGTGGAGATACGATTTTTGTTAAGATTTCTGCTAAATTTGGCAAGAATCTTGATGAATTGCTTGATATGATTCTACTCCAAGCTGAAATGCTGGAATTGAAGGCTAATCCAGATCAAAATGCGGCTGGATCAGTTGTTGAAGCCCGTCTTGATCAAGGTCGGGGATCAGTTGCTACTGTTTTAGTTCAACAAGGTACTCTTCATGTTGGGGACCCAATTGTTGTTGGTAACACATTTGGTCGTGTGCGGACAATGACAAATGAAAATGGTCGTCGGATTAAAGAAGCTACCCCATCTACTCCTGTTGAGATTACTGGGCTAAATGAAGTACCAGAAGCTGGGGACCGGTTCGTTGTCTTTGATGATGAAAAGACTGCCCGTGCAGCAGGTGAAGAACGGGCTAAACGTGCCATGGATAAGGAACGTCAAAAGACTTCTCACGTTACATTAGACAACCTTTTTGCTACTATGAAGAAGGGGCAAATGAAGACCTTACCAATTATCATTAAAGCCGATGTTCAAGGATCAGTTGAAGCTTTAAGTCAAAGTCTTCAAAAGATTAGAGTTGACGGTGTTCGTGTTGATATTATTCATCAAGCCGTTGGTGCTATTAATCAAAGTGATGTTACCTTAGCTGAAGCATCTAATGCGGTTATCATTGGCTTTAATGTCCGTCCAACTGCCGTAGCTAAGACATTGGCTGATTCTAATAGTATTGATATCCGTCTTCACCGTGTCATTTACGATGCAATTGAAGAAGTTGAAGATGCGATGAAAGGGATGCTTGAACCGGTATACAAGGAAGAAACAATTGGTCAAGTAGAAGTTCGTCAAATCTATAAGGCATCAAAGGTTGGTACAATTGCCGGGGGAATGGTTACATCCGGTAAGATCACTCGTGATGCAAAGGTTCGCTTAGTTCGTGATGGCGTTGTTATTTACGAAGGTGAATTAGGTAGTCTTAAGCGCTTCAAAGATGATGTCAAAGAAGTTAAGCAGGGTTACGAATGTGGTTTGACAATCGAAAACTACAATGACATTAAGGAAATGGATGTTATTGAAGCCTACAAGATGAAAGAAGTTCCAGTTAAGTAA
- the rbfA gene encoding 30S ribosome-binding factor RbfA, with translation MPSKQYRVDRLAQEIQKDVDEILLKRVRDPRVQNVTITGVDVTGDLQQATIYYSILSDLASDAEKAQAGLDKATGLIRSELGARLNIFKTPEIKFVRDPSVAYGSRIDQLINDLHKKEK, from the coding sequence ATGCCAAGTAAACAATATCGAGTAGATCGTTTAGCTCAAGAAATTCAAAAAGATGTTGATGAAATCTTGTTAAAACGTGTTCGTGATCCACGTGTACAAAACGTTACAATTACAGGTGTGGATGTTACTGGTGATCTCCAGCAAGCAACTATCTATTATAGTATCTTGTCAGATCTTGCTTCTGATGCCGAAAAGGCACAGGCTGGATTAGATAAGGCGACTGGGTTAATTCGTAGTGAATTAGGCGCACGTCTTAATATTTTTAAGACTCCAGAAATAAAATTTGTAAGAGACCCATCAGTTGCTTACGGTAGTCGAATTGATCAACTCATTAACGACTTACACAAAAAAGAAAAATAA
- the truB gene encoding tRNA pseudouridine(55) synthase TruB, whose product MDGIIPLYKERGMTSFACVSRLRQILKTKKIGHSGTLDPGVAGVLPICVGNATKVVDYLMQSGKQYQGELLIGFATTTQDLDGDKIEEKVVTDEIPTSEILAAMNSLTGTIIQIPPMYSAVKVNGKKLYEYARAGETVERPKRQVTISKFELLSSKYDEKNKQQRIRFNVECSKGTYIRTLVVDLAHKLGYPGVMSLLTRLKSGGFTLDQTLSLDDVRDAVATQTLQQYLYPLDYALKDYPQLTIQVAQWKKVQNGGWFSPSELNTSEKEIVLSFDGQVKALYHFDPKNKMYKPTKMFAVN is encoded by the coding sequence ATGGATGGAATAATACCCTTATATAAAGAACGTGGGATGACTAGTTTTGCCTGTGTTAGTCGACTACGACAAATTTTAAAAACTAAAAAGATTGGTCATTCAGGGACGCTTGACCCAGGTGTAGCAGGCGTTTTACCAATTTGTGTTGGAAATGCTACCAAAGTTGTTGACTATTTGATGCAATCAGGAAAACAATATCAAGGTGAGCTTTTAATTGGGTTTGCGACTACTACCCAAGACCTTGATGGAGACAAAATTGAAGAAAAAGTAGTTACAGATGAAATTCCCACTAGTGAAATATTAGCAGCTATGAATTCATTAACGGGGACAATAATACAAATCCCACCGATGTATTCGGCTGTAAAAGTAAATGGAAAAAAGCTTTATGAATATGCAAGAGCTGGTGAAACTGTTGAACGGCCCAAACGACAAGTAACTATTAGTAAATTTGAATTACTGAGCTCAAAGTATGATGAGAAAAATAAACAACAACGAATCCGCTTTAATGTTGAATGTAGTAAGGGTACTTACATTCGGACACTTGTTGTTGACCTTGCCCATAAATTAGGGTATCCAGGAGTAATGAGTTTGTTAACGCGGTTGAAGAGCGGAGGCTTTACTCTTGATCAGACTTTAAGTTTAGACGACGTTCGCGATGCTGTTGCAACCCAAACTCTCCAGCAATACTTGTATCCTTTAGATTATGCTTTAAAAGACTATCCACAATTAACGATTCAAGTAGCTCAATGGAAAAAGGTTCAAAATGGGGGATGGTTTTCTCCAAGTGAACTTAATACTAGCGAGAAGGAAATTGTGTTATCATTTGATGGACAAGTAAAAGCACTGTATCATTTTGATCCGAAAAATAAAATGTATAAGCCAACTAAAATGTTTGCAGTTAATTGA